Part of the Quercus lobata isolate SW786 chromosome 6, ValleyOak3.0 Primary Assembly, whole genome shotgun sequence genome, ACGACTGCCCttgagaaacaggtcaggacgctcgccacaaccgtggagcgcctcactaaacaaaaccacgacctagaagaaCAGCTGAAACAAAAGAATGCCGCGGAgaataaccaaggagcggatcaagaaggGAACAGTGCTGATAGGAGAAATCAGGACGGACCACAGGGGAGTAACGCCCTGAGTAAACAAGTGCGACGGGACATTAGCATCCCTTCTCTAACGGATACGGCTCCACAATCCgttatcgcggagatgcaggcgatgaaggaacagatggatgtaatgatgaacgctctcaaggggcgagtgtcaagtgatcttgacgaccttgtaaaccggactgactcgccattcacgGCAACCGTCAACTCTTTCCCCCTGCCGAGCAAGTTCCGTATGCCAAATATGGATAGTTacgacggagtcaaggaccctctagatcacctagagactttcaagaccctgatgcaccttcagggagtggcagacgcgattatgtgcagggcctttcctacaaccctgAAGGGAGCAgcaagaatttggttcagccggctaGCGCCCAACTCCATTTGCACCTTCAAGGAACTAAgtgctcaatttactacgcattTCATCGGAGGACACCGACATAGAaaatccacggcttgtttaatgaatatcaagcagcgagaggaggagacgctgcgggcctacatatcacgcttcaacaaggaagcactctcgatcgacaaagccgacgacaagatattggtagcagcattcacgaacgggctgaaggggggtaagtttttgttctccctatacaaaaacgatcCCAAGACCATGACGgaggtgctttacagggccaccaaatatatgaacgctgaagacgcgctACTAGCCcgagaagatagacccaagaaaaggGAAAGACAAGAGGATCCCCGACAGGACCAGGGacggaagaaaggaagaatgGGAGATcgaagggaggacagacgtccaaaacccaCGGGCGGAAGATTCACAAGCTTCACCCCGTTGACCTCGCCgatagaccaagtcctaatgcagattaaggacgaagggtccctgacgttcccgggaaagctgaagagtgatcccagCAGAAGGTCCAaagacaaatattgccgctttcatcgtgaccacggccacgacacggccgattgctacgacttgaaacagcaaatcgaagcccttatccgacaggggaagctgcagaagttcgtcaacaagggAAGAACAGATCAACCCCCACAGGAACAACACCTCcgccgagaaaacgagcgaccaagacccccaattggagacataagaatgataatcggaggaactgctgcggccggatcgtcaaagaaggctcgcaaaacataccttcggatggtacagaaTGTCCAGTTGACGGGTAGAGTGCCAAGGATAGCAAACGGAGAAGGCCCTATTGTTGGGTTCACGGAAGAGGATGCACGacgcctacaccatccacacgacgatgccctcgtcgtcagcgtgcggacaggagactacaacgtgcaccgagtgttgatcgacaacggcagctcggccgacatattgtactatccggcattccagcagatgaggattgacagggacctgctaataccgacagacgccccgctcgttggtttcggagggaGTAGGGTATTCCCTTTGGGCTCGGTAACGTTACGAGTGAcagtaggagattacccccaacaaatcaccaggaacgtgacattcttggtggtcgattgctcgtccgcctacaatgccattcttggacgacctacgctcaactcgtggaaggcggcaacatcaacttaccacctaatgatcaGGTTCCCGACGGAGTatggggtaggagagctacgcggaagtcaagttgccgcacgagaatgctacgtcgctatgatggagatgcaagaccaaatccaggccttgaacatagaagagcaccgaacggtggcggaaccaacagagaagctggaggagataactctggacagttccaatccggacagaacaaccaagatcggaacgcttgccaaacccGCAATCCGTCAAGATCTCGTAGCTTTCCTgaggagcaataaggatgtgttcgcctggagccatgacgatatgccgggaatcgatccctccgtcatggtacacaaattgaatgtattgccctcatttccacccgtccgacaaaagaagagagtgttcgcaacggaacgagaccaagcaatagcggaggaggtccgcaaactccaagaggcaagcttcatcagggaggtctactatcccgattggctggcgaatgtggtaatggtaaAGAAAGCGAGCGGCAAATGGCgtatgtgcgtggatttcaccgatcttaacaaagcatgccccaaagatagctatccccttccaagagTTGACGTtctagtagactcgacggctcaacaccaattattaagcttcatggacgctttctcgggttataaccagatccgcatgcacgaggccgatcaggaaaagacttcgttcgtaaccagccaagggctattctgttacaaagtaatgccattcggcttgaagaatgcgggggcaacataccaaaggctaatgaacaagatgttcgcgcagcaaatcggcaggaatgttcaagtctatgtcgacgacatgctggtgaagagccgaaaggaggaagaccacctggAAGATCTTAAGGAAACGTTTGGTACGCTtcgatcctacaacatgaaactcaatccgggaaagtgcgcattcggcgtaacggcaggcaaattcctagggatcatggtatcccagagggggattgaggctaacccggacaaaatccgagccatagTGGAGATGGCCCCcccgcgaaatgtgaaggagatacaaagccttaacggcaaggtagcggcattaaatagattcgtgtcgagagccacggacaagtgctTGCCCTTCTTccgcacattaaagaaatccttcgagtggacggacgagtgtcagcgAGCGTTCGAGGAATTAAAGTCATACCTATCTTCACCACCCCTATTGAGCCCCTCGCAACCTggtgaagaacttttcctctacttggctgtcTCCTCCGTCGCCGTCAGCGCAGctttaattagagaagaggataatgcacagaagcctgtgtactacgccagccgggcgctccgcggcgccgaagaaagataccaacctatggagaaactcgctttcGCATTGATAACAGCggctcgcaagctcaaaccttactttcaagcccataccgtgaacgtaatgaccgacaagcccttgcgaagggcactgagtagtcctgaagccgcaggtcgactgacgctgtgggcaatagaattgagtgagtttgatatcaagtaccgtccgcgtgtggccattaaaggacaagctgtagccgacttcatagcagagtttacgcgtgacgaggacaagggggcagaagaaccccccaagtggagcatctacaccgacgggtcatccaatcggcgaattggaggggccggcatagtgTTGCTGTCACCAGAAggagacaagatcgaatgtatggtccgtctcgacttcccaattaccaacaatgaagcagaatacgaagcggTGGCGGCAGGACTTGACCTAGCCAAGGCCGCCGGAGCTGAAAGTGTAGCCGTCCAttgcgactctcaggtcgtgaccaatcaagtaaacggagactacgaatgcaagggggaaaggttgaagagatatcttgatcaagtgagGGCAAGAGTTAACGGGTTAAAAGCGACGGTCGTCCAAATCCCAaggggagaaaatgagctcgccgatcggctagccaaagccgcctcagcagaacaTGTGACGACGccgggtaatgtactttcctttgttcaactctttccactaatagaccccgacaatATGCAGGAGATACGCTCTGAAAGAAACTGGACCACCCAGATAACTTCGTACTtgaaggacgggttactgccaCAAGAGAAGAATGCAGCGAGGAAGCTGAAAGTCCAAGCTGCAAGAttcgtcctgataaaagacattctttacaagagaggtttctcccgcccttacctaagatgcctcggggttgaggaggcagactacgtaatgagggaagtaCACGAAGGAATATGCGGGAACCACTCTGGATCGcggtcgttggtgcacaaactggtacgggctgggtattactggccaaccatgcagaaggatgccgagtcttacgttaaaagctgcgacaaatgccagaggttcagcaattttatcggACAGCCAGCTGAGGAGCTGACCCCTATcacggctccatggccgttcgctcagtggggactGGATATCATGGGACCTTTCCCAACAGCGGTAAGGCAGCTgaagttcttggtagtgggtattgactacttcacaaaatgggtagaagcggaagccttggccaccattacagaaaagaacattagaagttttgtttggcggtgcatcgtatgcaggtttgTTTGGCGGTgcatcgtatgcaggtttggtattcctagagtccttgtctcggataacgggaggcagttcgacaacagccacttccgggatttctgcacacagctaggaataaaaaaccactactcatcacccgcccatcctcaggccaatggccaggttgaagtcacgaaccgatccctgctaaagattatcaagactcggctcgagggggcaaagggaatatggcccgaagaattaccgagcatactatgggcatacaggacaacggcgaggactccgacaggagagacgccattccgactgacatacgggagtgaggcggtcatccccgcagaagttggcctcacaagttacagggttcacaaccatgacgaaagcaggaacgacgaatctattaggctacagctggacctgatagatgaggtaaggtcggtggcggagcaaaggatcgcaagataccaggatcgcatggccagacattacaattcccgggtccgacacagagacttccaagtaggagacctgGTACTTAGGAGGGTCCTGGGTGcagctagagaccctacacagggaaaactcggccccaactgggaaggaccttacagagtcacggcatggaaaaggaaaggaacataccacctggagactacagagggggagaagctaccgcatccatggaatgctgagcatttgaggaaatactaccagtgatagtaacacggcgaacggcaaccaattttccatttggcttttattataactatttataagttttttctttaaactgtgtttctcttgctacaatcttgtcgtgcctttttttttttaagcccaagggggcaggcacttttcctttacgcatCTCTATAATTAGATACAATTATGATCTTCTTCTACATGGATGTCATTACAATTGTCCTCAAAGTTAACGAATGCTAGTtaaaagtccacaagatggacggacacaaaataaagtccacaagatggacggaccATCTTACACGGATGTCACCATCCCACAGATGATTACTTGAAATTCACAAGATGAATGCCCGACAGATCACCAAGACGGTGAGAATTACAcaagtccataaattggacggtatagcctccacaaagtggacggagaCGGAGAGTAATTCTACGAGTCCACGGTATTTCCgacacaaagtggacggatcacccaaaacaaaTACGGAGAGTAATTCTAcgagtccataaagtggacggtatttccgccacaaagtggacagatCACCCAAAACATTGAATAATCCTacatgtccataaagtggacggatcaccaaaacggtgaaaattatacaagtccataaTTGGACGGTGTatccgccacaaagtggacggatcaccgcAATTCAACAcgtccataaattggacggtaTGTCCGctacaaagtggacggatcacctaaaatGTTGTTGAATAATCCTacatgtccataaagtggacggatcaccaaaatagtgaaaattatacacgtccataaattggacggtGTTTCACCCACAAAGTGAACGGATCACCTAAAATGTTAgtaattctacatgtccataaagtggacggtatagccgaAACAAATTGGACGGATAACCCAAAGCGGTGAATAAATTACACATACATAAAGCGGACGGTGCaaccgccacaaagtggacggatcactgAAAACGGTGAGTAATTTTATAAGTTCATGAATGATATGCTCCCAACACGGACGGTTCTAAAACGCCCACGATGTGGACGGACAACATGACGATATAAGTCAGCTTAAATAAAGCGGACGGATAGTATATCGTATACGTAATAGACGGGTCCGATTAGAGGTGAGAAAAGTTTttaagtggacggatcaacaGACCAGTTTATGCAAATTAACACTTAACATACAAGTAGACAAAAAAATCCTTAACGGATACAAATAACGAAGAGACAATGAATGGAAAACATTGTTCAGTACAAAATCATTCTTAAAACAAACCGTCTACAAATTACTAACAGTACATAAAAAGGGGACGGATCCTCCTCAACAATTACAAGGGTTAGTCTGCTTTCTTGGGGTCGGCAACAGGCACCTCATTCGGCACAGCGGACTCCCCGTCTCCTTGGACAGCATTTTCACCAAAAAGATCTTCAGTATTTTCGGAAGCGACGGGTACAGCAGACGTCTGGTCTTGATCAGTAAGTGTTATCATGGACACGTCCAGATCTGGGTAGGCCTTTTTTATCTGACGGAGTGCATCgtcaaagccttgaaggaacgatccccCCAGCTCCTTCAGCAAAGCCTCCGAGTCGTGATACTCTTTGACGGCGACCTCCCTGGCCTGACggagtttcttcttcaaatcctttAATTCATCATCTTTTCccttcaaggccttcccagcttcCTCCGTCTTCTGTTCAAGCTCTTTTCTCGTCATCTCTGAGAGTTCAAATTTCTGCTCCATTGTGGACTTCCACTTGTGCAGCTGGCTAAGCTCCTCCTCCGTCTGCCCAGCTTTTAACCGTACCCGTTCcagagccgcttcacggttgaggcaacggtccatcaagcccttcatcataaccaaggactgaaataaacaaaattaagtgTTAAATATGAAACTAAGAAGTGGACGGACATACTCCGAAGGATAAAGTAGGTTACCTGTCCGACGGCGAATaaccccgtctcccccattgcctccgtcGAGTGATTCCCCAGATCCTCATAGTCCTCTGCAGAAATTATGGACGAAAGCTTCTCCAAAGCGAACTTCGAGTCGTCACGGAGAAGGGGAGGGGGTTTCTCCTCGTTGACGGGTGGGGCATTCATTAGGCCCTTACCGACCCCATGTTTAACTTGGGTGACGGTCTTAGCACCCTCAGCCATTAAGCCCACCACAGGTTCCATTGACACCTTTGGCTGCTTGTGTGGACGGTCAGATTTTGGGAGCTGCTTCCTTTTAGCCGATGACCCCGCCACATTGGGCACCACGATctcacccgtcttcttttgctcgacggcGAGAGATTTTATCATTGCCCTTCTCTtggcgtcgtccatttctgcaatACAAGACGGATAAAGGCATtttctgaaataaaatttcaacttcAAAAGTCAAAGTCGACAGActcacgtttgtgtattctATCGTCGTATGCAATGGCCTCACGGGTAGGTTCTGGACCGTCGCAATACCAGTGTATTGTCTTTGGATTCACTAACTTAGCCCAGGTCCTTTCCTCCGGCTTAGTTTTCCTGCAAATCTTTTCAAGGAAACTAAATTCCTCGAGGCTAACCTGCGGGCGCCGTCTACCTGAAGAGAAAGACGGTCAAAATACAAACATAAAAGTGGACGGATGTATAAAAAAAGGGACAAGCAAGACGGGTGCATACGCAATTGATTTATTATTCCCCAAGTTGTATCGACGGGCATGTACTCCGTCTCtcctggacggttcatccatctgtcaccctCCATGAAGAAGtagcgactcttccagtctctatttgagtctggggttTCAAAGATAATCTTCAACAGGGGACCCCGACTAGCAAAACGGTACAACCCCCTTGATCTATCAATCTCATCAGGacggtaacagtgaagaaattcacggacCGTCAATCTCCTTTCTCCATCTGACATTGCACCATAAagaatctccattgctatgaagaccctccaggcgttcGGAGAAATCTGGGTGACGGACAGTCCCAGGTAATGCAAGAGTTCCCTATGGagtgtagagagcgggaaccgaagtcctgccttcaacACCTGCTCGTACACTCCAACTCCTTCTACCCCGTCATAATAACATTTCTCCGACACGTAGGGTAGACGAATGGGAATGTAATCTGGAATCTGGAAATTTGTTCTAAATGTACTGAAATGTCTCTCcctgatgacggatgtgaacctatgcacggtccactctggtagcatgatgaactgccttagtccatcagcacctacgACGGACTCCAGTGCTTGATTCCCGTCGTCAGCAGGACCCTCTACCTCAATtatctccacatcctcacttgttgaggacgaagaggatgcagacggactcctatcttcgccgggactatcttggtctttatgaccggacgggtatacattctcgtattccgtcccgtcacgaaccaccgactggttacttgacgcactagacatttcctacaattaatgATGAAACCTAAGACTTGACGGGTTTGAAAGCATTGACGGgtatagtaagcctaacaacaatgcTTGGACGAAAAGGTAACttgaatatgaaattaaagtaaatacttaccacacctGGCGGAGGACGGGTGACGGTTGTGGTGATTGTTGGTTATCAGTAGTCGACGGattgctctgacaaggttgacggtTCGCTCTGACAGACGTTTTTGTTTGGAAATGCGAAAGTGAGAGATTGAGACGCCTCATATATATAGGggatgcacggaagacgaagcgacgcatcgatcctatacaacggccattcagagattgacacgtggcatgctcaATAAATGTTGACAACCTGTCAGTACGCATCAACAGATTGTGCCTTACTTATAACCGTCGACTCAATGAATCTTCTTCGGACGGTTGATCCATCTTAAACCGTCATCCTACCCGGCGGTTAACTCCGTCAATCAGTTTAAACCTTTTTGTCTCACGGATCCCATTCCGTCTTTAAAATACCCGTCATGCCCCTACATTAGGACCGTCACCCCATTGATCCTTTGACCTAAAAGCAGACGGATCATTgaggtgaagggggcaactgaagatgatGAAATATATAATCTGATGGGCGTATCTTAAGGGGCCTGACGGATTAGGACTGTTTGGCCTGTGTGAGGATGGTCCCACGCGCTTTTAAGGCCCATCGCTGACAGACACAGTatgggcccatgatccgaaatccGTATCGCCTAGAAAAGTCCTAAGATCCGAAAAGGGGAATCCCGGCCCACCACGCTTTTGGAGAATTtgtatcagagtcccacattggaaagatctggaggtcaagaagaaaagccacctcTCCACTGCTATAAAAGGACTAACATTCTCGCAAATCGAGGTATGATTAATTGACCCTACCTAACACTCTAGAGTAAAGAGAcaaattctgacttgaccttcggagagtatttggccggccccacaccggtgctctctaaaggttttctttcgatCGTTTTTATCGTGCAGGTTCgattgagtcgcgagtacggtgtgacccattggtgacaattttcaacgtcatcaaTTAACATGCCCTGCTATTATatcaacaaaattttagtaaattttggAAATACTACTGTAATCAAAATTCTATTACTAAGTGTTTTTAGTATGTAATTTAAagaacttttattatttattttaaactattttaataatatatataattcttagTTTTGATAGAAACCCGAACTCATACTATTTGCCTTCATTAtgtaaggtttttttatttttatttatttatttatagaaatcTTTCAACTTAACTTTATTCAATTGGTTGGTAAATCAGCTAGCATAATATTGAAAATGTTTGGAGGAACATTCTTCATCCAAACTTCATTATTTAAGTTAAAgtaatatttattcttttatatttaatatctatttattgttaattttcaataatgttatcaaaatattttattcagtttatatatgatttttaatcTATTTTCATTGTAGGAGAATTGTGGGAGGCTAGAAAGATTAGTCTCATTGGGTGTGATTCGAGGAGTCCAAAGGCCTAACCTTCACCAAACACAAGTGGTCCCGATTTGACCATGAAGAAGATATTTCCAAAGAGTGTCTAGCCTGAGGAAGGTTCTCGGACAAAGACAATTCGAAGAGATTGGGAAGGAGCTCGCATAAAGTCGAGGGTGCTAATTTGAAGAAGGAAGCAACAACCATTGTGGATAAGAAGAGGGGGAAACTTCCCTGAAAAGCTGTCATTACCTCTGCATTAAGTGCACTGCACCAATCAGGCTAGTCGCATTAATGACTGAATGACACTTGAACAGTGCCAACATAGCCTGTTACTTACTTAGCATGGCTTTAAAAGGAAGGATGAGACAAGTATCCTTGATGAAGAATCAACAATCCTCCAAATGGAAGGTTAGGATCAAAGCAAGACTACTATAAAAGGGAAGAGATCCCTAGTAAACAAGGATCGGAGGGGAGATAAAAGCGAGTAAGATTAttaaattgagagaaaagaaTATTCATACTTGTATTTTCCTAAGTGTAAAAGGTTCTTCGGCCATTCCAAAGAagataagataattaaatttacaaatctcttgtcatatttttatgtttgaatAAGAATTATTATAAAAAGGTTCAACTATTAGTCTGGATTCCTatctttataaattaattgtggtAGAACTTGATCCAAGCCCAATTCCTTTTTGAGCTGTAGGATTTCTGACCCATACAAGAATAATGCTAGTCATCTATAGAATAGTTATATAATACAAGAGAGGGAATGATACTAGGGTAGCattaattttattacatatCCTTGAAAAAACCAATGTGTCAACcttcaaacacacaaaaaaaaaaaaaaaaaaaatttgttaagaaatttatttattattttgttgatatGTCCCATCACATGAATTAGCATATTAGTTtgtaagttatatatatatatatatatatatatatataaagaaggaGAAAAGTTAATGAATGCTATAAGAATATTAGTTTAGAaagtatttttagaaacttgttttgggaaaagaaaaaaataattaatttttaattgctttttgtattttttatttcctataaaaattgtgttaaaattttcctaaaacaatttattaacaatttctcCGAAGGcacttattatttattaacaaCATAACATAATCCATAAACAATTGGAAgtacttttttgcatttttctacGAGAGAAGAAAGCCAAATTGAGTACTTGCATAAGTTGcatgttaaaagttaaaactagaTTAGATTCATAGTCGTAATCATTTGATCATGCTGAAAAAGCCCAATCCTATGTTGCGTATATGCCTGCTCTTGCTGGTAGTATGCCAAATTtctgtttctctctttctctaggtGCATGGGAATTGGggagaaaatgaaataaaaaactattattttaaagATGTAGCAGCATTTGACATGTAGCAAGCATCTCATACATGTTGTGCTTCCATTAGTTGCTAACCTGCTGGTCGGTTTGGTGCAGAGAGGTTGGTGTTAATCGATGCCAGGTGAAGATTGAATAACCCTACTCACAGTGATGGACAAGaggaatattttgaaaatgatctCAAATATGAgggattaaaaaattttaaacttacatgacaaaaataaataaataaaactgtaAATTTAAAAGGACAAAACTACAATTTAATCCTAAAGAAATGACTACTTAGAGCATCTTCAGCagaatctccaaatttttgtattatttggataatgaacagtgatttttaccttttaactactatctttttcaaatacacttccaacagattctctatcccattttctatcttatttaaatattatctcttcattcattatttattctttttttaacaactacacattttctaacatttttttatttaacacctaattattataataggaaaaaaGCATTTGAAGagtgaacagtagctcatcagacttgatgagctactgttcatgagctaaaaaaaaaggaatagagAGTCCATTGGAGAGCTTTTTTTGAGTTTCACTCTCTATTATAGAGAGAATTTTGGGTTTACATAGGCCATTGGAGATACTCTTATATACttattgttgtatttttttatatatgagaaAATGATTATAAACTAGGTGTAATATTCCTTTCAATCTCATATATGAGTGCTCTAGACCCACTTATAATTAGAGGTGAATTATCGTACTAAAATATGTTAACTAGTACAATAAATTTAGGGATATAATTTTCGTCACAACTTGTTCAAGTTATCGACAATAAATTGGGAGAGACGAGAATTACTTTTATAGAAtcaatcattatttttatttttatttttttggttattcaTAATCGACTATTTCAATAAGCGTCCACAAACTTACCGGAGAAATGGATgattcttgaagaaaaagggTTGCTCTGTCTTGTCAGCCCTCTTTTTGAATACGTTTTTACAAAGGCCCTTTGGTAGGAAAAATCAAAAGGCTGTGGTTCATTTTGAGATTCCAGTCATGGATCAATTTTTAACTGGATGTGACTGTTGATAGTTAATACTGCTCAGCCGAGACTTGAGAGTCGAAAATCATGGACCCTCAAATTGATCCAGCATAACAAGGCACAATAATCTCATCAGCAATAATTGTGAAAGGATAAAACCATGCATTAAAATCTGAGTTTGAAAAGGctagaaatgaaaagaaaatatgaaagacacaaaaagaaaagaagtggaATGGTTGGTGGTACTTGTTGGTCCTGGATGGGGACCCGATGCAACGGGCAATGTGTAAAGATGcctaaaatccaaacaaaagaaagttGGATTTGACAAGTGAGAACGATTCCACCAAAGATAAGAGGCCTAAAGAGACTAAGCACGCCGACTACCACCAACGATTAAGAcctatgaaaaaattttaagtttttaatattttgttgagGCAAAGTTTAGCCACAATTTCTTCCATTTCCTTTGACCTTGGGGTATTTTCCAAATGAGAACAACATACGAGATAGCAATGTGCTAGATACTTTCACTACAAACCAGTTGGTCCCAAATGTGTTTGTCATACCATAGGTTAAAATAATGGGACCGCTATAAACATCATTACACGTACGTTATATCCATTAGAaatattgattaaattcaatatgTACCAATCCTGGCACAATCTATCTAGCTTGtatgtcacatttttttttcttggggggGCGGTTTTGGTTGGACTTAGGAGGTTCCTTCTTGATTTGAATGTGttgtttttagagagagagagagagagagagagagagagatcagtgACTGTATATAAAATAAGAACAGGTTAAGGAGCCAAGTAAAGGGATCTTGTTGGGCTACTTATAGCACACCCAAGATGTTTGGATTGGAGGACAGTGGATGGCTTGTCTGCCTCTTTGTTTGGAGCATAATGCGAGGCTTACGTGTGTTCCAATATCTGCCTCGTTTCTTCAGGAAAATTTAtcttttcaaatatataattgCTCATTGTTTGAGTGTAACAAATCATTGTCATTGAGATGAGAGCTATGgttatgataaaataaaaacttttagcTTACCTTAAA contains:
- the LOC115994720 gene encoding uncharacterized protein LOC115994720 is translated as MEILYGAMSDGERRLTVREFLHCYRPDEIDRSRGLYRFASRGPLLKIIFETPDSNRDWKSRYFFMEGDRWMNRPGETEYMPVDTTWGIINQLRRRRPQVSLEEFSFLEKICRKTKPEERTWAKLVNPKTIHWYCDGPEPTREAIAYDDRIHKQMDDAKRRAMIKSLAVEQKKTGEIVVPNVAGSSAKRKQLPKSDRPHKQPKVSMEPVVGLMAEGAKTVTQVKHGVGKGLMNAPPVNEEKPPPLLRDDSKFALEKLSSIISAEDYEDLGNHSTEAMGETGLFAVGQVTYFILRSMSVHFLVSYLTLNFVYFSPWL